A stretch of the Solanum dulcamara chromosome 6, daSolDulc1.2, whole genome shotgun sequence genome encodes the following:
- the LOC129891679 gene encoding protochlorophyllide reductase-like, producing MALQAASLLPSAFSLHKEGKSSSANLKDSSFFGVALSCNLKSKFTPAAGNKELSRKLAIVPIRAQTAATTPAITQSTSGQKKTLRKGNVVITGASSGLGLATAKSIGESGEWHVIMACRDFLKAEKAAKSVGIPKENYTVMHLDLASLESVRQFVDTFRRSGRPLDALVCNAAVYLPTAKEPTFTADGFELSVGTNHLGHFLLSRLLLDDLKQSDYPRKRLIIVGSITGNTNTLAGNVPPKANLGDLRGLSGGLNSLNCSPMIDGGEFDGAKAYKDSKVCNMLTMQEFHRRFHEETEIAFASLYPGCIAETGLFRNHIPLFRALFPPFQKYITKGYVSEEEAGKRLAQVVRDPSLSKSGVYWSWNSASSSFENQLSKEASDAEKARKLWEVSEKLVGLA from the exons ATGGCTCTTCAAGCAGCATCTTTGCTTCCATCTGCATTTTCACTCCACAAAGAG GGTAAATCATCAAGTGCCAATCTCAAGGACAGTAGCTTCTTTGGAGTTGCATTGTCTTGCAATCTGAAATCTAAATTTACTCCTGCAGCAGGAAACAAG GAATTGTCTAGGAAATTAGCAATTGTACCTATTAGAGCACAAACAGCTGCTACCACTCCTGCAATCACCCAGTCTACCTCAGGACAGAAGAAAACCCTCAGGAAAGGCAACGTGGTAATTACTGGAGCCTCCTCTGGTTTAGGACTAGCTACAGCAAAGTCTATAGGTGAATCAGGAGAGTGGCATGTTATAATGGCCTGTAGGGACTTCCTCAAGGCTGAGAAAGCAGCAAAATCAGTGGGCATTCCAAAGGAAAACTACACTGTCATGCATCTGGATCTTGCTTCCCTTGAAAGTGTCCGCCAATTTGTTGATACTTTCCGACGTTCAGGGAGGCCACTTGATGCGCTAGTATGCAATGCTGCAGTGTACTTGCCAACTGCTAAAGAGCCAACTTTTACTGCTGACGGTTTTGAGCTTAGCGTGGGCACCAACCATCTCGGACATTTCCTACTTTCAAGGTTGCTGCTAGATGACCTCAAGCAATCAGATTACCCACGAAAGCGCCTTATAATTGTTGGCTCCATTACAG GAAACACAAATACTTTGGCTGGAAATGTGCCACCAAAGGCTAATCTGGGAGATCTACGAGGACTTTCAGGAGGGTTGAATAGTTTAAACTGCTCACCCATGATTGATGGGGGAGAATTTGATGGTGCCAAAGCCTACAAAGACAGCAAAGTCTGTAACATGCTTACCATGCAAGAGTTCCATAGGCGTTTCCACGAGGAGACCGAGATTGCCTTTGCTTCCCTCTATCCCGGCTGCATTGCTGAAACTGGTTTATTTAGGAATCACATTCCCTTGTTCAGGGCTCTCTTCCCACCATTTCAAAAGTATATTACCAAAGGCTATGTATCTGAAGAAGAAGCAGGAAAAAGACTTGCACAG GTAGTACGTGATCCAAGTCTTTCAAAATCTGGTGTCTACTGGAGTTGGAACAGTGCCTCCTCCTCGTTTGAGAACCAGCTGTCGAAAGAAGCCAGTGATGCAGAGAAGGCACGCAAGCTATGGGAGGTCAGTGAGAAGCTCGTTGGACTGGCTTAA